Genomic window (Phacochoerus africanus isolate WHEZ1 chromosome 1, ROS_Pafr_v1, whole genome shotgun sequence):
TACCCCCAGCATTCCAGGATGCCCGCCCCTAAAATACACTCAACGCAAAAAGGCACCTGAGGGTCGGGAGCTCGCGGGTGTCCGCACGGACGCAGGGAGCGAGGACGCCGCCTCTCCCCCAGAAGTCCCTCAGAAACCGGACCCAAAGTGCCGGCAGCCCGGGACACCCGGCCGCGTCTATGCCGCCCGGAGGCCGGGAAGCGCGGCACCTCGGAGAACCCCGGGAGGGCCGCAGGCGAGCGAGGCGCCCCAGCGGGCTGGAGGGCCGGTGTCCTCCGCGCGGACAGGAAGCGCGGCGCTGGCACCAGAGTCACGGGCGCCGCAGGCTGCGGCGGGCAAGAGCGCGCCGCCGGGCCGCGCGGGGGCACCTCGGCGGCCCGCCTCGACCGCGCCGCCCCTCAGCCGCGCCGCATCCGGGTCCCGCGCCGTCGCACTCACCTGCCCGGggctccgccgccgccgccggttCCCGGATCCGGGTGCGCGGTCAGCAGCCCAGGCCACCGCGACCGTCCAGCTGCAGCGCCCCCATCCCCGTCTCAGTCCCCGCCCGCCTGACTCGCGCAGCGCTACACTAGCCCGCCGCCCACTGCCATGGCCCGCTCCGCCGCCTTCGCCGCCGCTGAACCACCGATTCACGGAGCACGCGCGCGCCGCCGCCGTGCTGCGCGCGCGCCCGCGCCCGCCTCCCAGGCCCGCCTACCggcagcccccgccccgccccgcgcgccgCTCTGGCCAATCCCCGATCTGCGGGCCGGTCTGGGCCGGGCTAGGtcgggccgggccgggccagTAGAGCGGGTAGATGGGCGGAACCGCCGCTCAGCCCTCTCCAGCTACCTCCCAGCATCGGCGCTGCTGTGCAGCAGTTCCGCTCCTGCTTGCGGCTCCCGGAGGACTCGGGATCGGGAATCCCCAGCAAGTTGCCTTTAAAGAGAGAGCTACCACCTGCCCTGGGCCTTCGTAGCCGCCTCCGAGAGACCCTTCTCTTCCTAGATTTCCTTGCTGGCCTTCTCTTCCCAGTCACTTTCCCCAGTTCTGCGACTGGACCGTTCTTTCGGTTCTTGGGCACTGTactttgcttttccctcctcccttcgTCACTTCTGTTCTGTGGGTGGGGTCGTTAGGTGGGATGCCCCACAACTGGACCTTCAATCCCTGCACTggtcataaaagcaaaaatccagACTTCCAAGCCCAagattctttttctgtgtgttcatTTTTGCGATAACAACATTTGGATGCAGTCTTACAGTTTACCCGAGCCTTGTTCGCATATCTTATCTCCTGTTATCTTTGACCTCAACCGGGGAAGTTTCACAGTCCTCTTTTTTGTTGGCACACTTGAATTTcattattgaaaacaaaaatttttgctgtacagcagaaattgacagaacaatgtaaatcaaatatgacagaaaaaataaaaacctaaaaaaataaaatacggtaaaataagaattttaacttATGGTAAAATTGTTGTAACTTACTGCTACTGTAATAGCTCAGGCAAATTAGTTTAATAGTCTGG
Coding sequences:
- the LOC125110687 gene encoding translation initiation factor IF-2-like, with amino-acid sequence MEYMQEQQLKKEVHQVRATPKGKARPNDWKIQEVRLHYEKVERAFEEKQPIQIREWKEDRGKNNPSVKIWRRGIPGCPPLKYTQRKKAPEGRELAGVRTDAGSEDAASPPEVPQKPDPKCRQPGTPGRVYAARRPGSAAPRRTPGGPQASEAPQRAGGPVSSARTGSAALAPESRAPQAAAGKSAPPGRAGAPRRPASTAPPLSRAASGSRAVALTCPGLRRRRRFPDPGARSAAQATATVQLQRPHPRLSPRPPDSRSATLARRPLPWPAPPPSPPLNHRFTEHARAAAVLRARPRPPPRPAYRQPPPRPARRSGQSPICGPVWAGLGRAGPGQ